In Thermodesulfovibrionales bacterium, a single window of DNA contains:
- a CDS encoding protein-L-isoaspartate O-methyltransferase, translating into VLITAAAPEIPQPLVEQLAEGGIILAPVGDRFSQQLEKTVKEKGRLYREYHTPCVFVPLVGKYGWKG; encoded by the coding sequence GGGTCCTCATTACGGCAGCAGCTCCCGAAATCCCCCAACCCCTCGTTGAGCAGCTTGCAGAAGGCGGGATAATCCTGGCGCCCGTCGGAGACAGATTTTCACAGCAGCTTGAGAAGACGGTAAAGGAGAAGGGAAGACTATACAGAGAATATCATACCCCCTGCGTCTTTGTGCCCCTCGTGG